The following coding sequences are from one Leptolyngbya sp. NIES-3755 window:
- a CDS encoding transcriptional regulator, XRE family (similar to AA sequence:cyanobase_aa:Cyan7425_3774), with product MQSSRSLPKSTLALKQAEVIPFIRELRQLTGLTQEQLADALGLSFATVNRWENGHMQPSKLALRQIRSLLQELTASAEVETQKRSQALLDRYFSVEV from the coding sequence ATGCAGTCTTCTCGTTCCCTTCCTAAATCAACCCTTGCACTCAAGCAAGCTGAGGTGATTCCGTTTATCCGAGAATTACGGCAGTTAACCGGATTGACTCAAGAGCAGCTTGCGGACGCTTTAGGGTTGTCTTTCGCTACGGTCAATCGTTGGGAAAACGGGCATATGCAGCCTTCAAAACTGGCACTCAGACAAATCCGATCGCTGCTACAAGAATTGACCGCTTCTGCTGAGGTCGAGACGCAAAAGCGCAGCCAAGCATTGCTCGATCGCTATTTTTCGGTTGAAGTTTGA